One genomic segment of Primulina tabacum isolate GXHZ01 chromosome 9, ASM2559414v2, whole genome shotgun sequence includes these proteins:
- the LOC142555107 gene encoding 4-hydroxy-tetrahydrodipicolinate synthase, chloroplastic-like has product MASSIGCRSLHQGGLPKWRSPRAAIIPNFHLPMRSYEIKNRTNVDDIKSLRLITAIKTPYLPDGRFDLEAYDALVNMQIEDGIEGVIVGGTTGEGQLMSWDEHIMLIGHTVNCFGGSIKVIGNTGSNSTREAIHATEQGFAVGMHAALHINPYYGKTSERGLISHFDNVLSMGPTIIYNVPSRTSQDIPPCVIHTLAQSHNLAGVKECVGHHRVEQYTSKGVVVWSGNDDECHDSRWDYGANGVISVTSNLVPGLMRELMFGGKNPSLNSKLLPLIHWLFQEPNPIGLNTALAQLGVVRPVIRLPYVPLPLSKRMEFVNIVKALGRESFIGENGVQLLADEDFVLIGRY; this is encoded by the exons GAGGGTTGCCAAAATGGAGGTCACCAAGAGCAGCCATAATTCCCAATTTTCATCTCCCAATGCGTAGTTATGAAATTAAAAACAG GACTAATGTTGATGACATAAAATCGCTTAGATTGATAACCGCCATCAAAACCCCTTATCTACCGGATGGTAGGTTTGATCTAGAGGCATATGATGCATTAGTGAATATGCAAATTGAAGATGGCATTGAAGGCGTAATAGTTGGGGGCACCACTGGTGAAGGCCAGTTAATGAGCTGGGATGAGCATATTATGCTTATTGGACACACTGTCAATTGTTTTGGTGGATCAATCAAAGTCATTGGCAACACTGGAAGCAACTCGACTCGGGAGGCAATCCACGCCACCGAACAAGGCTTTGCTGTTGGAATGCATGCAGCGCTTCACATTAACCCTTACTATGGTAAGACCTCTGAACGAGGTCTGATCTCTCACTTTGATAATGTGCTTTCGATGGGTCCTACAATCATCTACAATGTACCGTCACGGACCAGCCAAGACATTCCCCCTTGTGTAATCCACACGTTGGCTCAGAGCCACAACTTGGCTGGTGTCAAGGAGTGTGTTGGACATCATAGAGTAGAGCAATACACAAGTAAAGGGGTGGTGGTGTGGAGTGGCAACGATGATGAATGCCATGATTCCAGGTGGGATTATGGAGCCAATGGAGTGATTTCGGTTACGAGCAACTTGGTTCCCGGTTTAATGAGAGAACTGATGTTTGGTGGGAAGAATCCATCTTTGAATTCAAAACTTCTGCCTCTTATCCATTGGCTTTTTCAGGAGCCAAACCCTATAGGATTAAACACCGCTCTGGCTCAGCTTGGAGTGGTGAGACCAGTGATCCGCTTACCTTATGTACCCCTTCCTCTATCAAAGAGGATGGAGTTCGTGAATATTGTCAAGGCACTTGGAAGGGAGAGTTTCATTGGAGAGAATGGTGTTCAGCTCCTGGCTGATGAAGATTTCGTCTTGATAGGTCGGTATTAG